In the genome of Gemmatimonadaceae bacterium, one region contains:
- a CDS encoding molybdopterin oxidoreductase family protein, with protein sequence MTAPITLPSDAHVVRGACPHDCPDTCAMLVTVEHGRAVRVAGDPTHPFTQGFLCAKVNRYVERTYHPDRLTQPLRRVGPKGRGQFEPITWDDALDEIAARLTEIARSTDGPQSILPYSYAGTMGLVQGASMDRRFFHLLGASKLDRTICSMAGTVGMRMTVGANIGADAEGIPESDLVLLWGTNTLTSNPHLWPFVLEARQHGTPIIAIDPLRTRTAQQCDEWIPIRPGTDAALALGMMHVLFAEERVDRDYMERYTLGEAQLRARAAEYPPDRVARITRIPQSSIVDLAQRYGRARAAFIRVNYGLQRHGGGGMAVRTIACLPAITGHWRRPGGGVQLSTSANFTFDRAAVERPDLSPPVRTINMIRLGEALTRPDAGVGGPPVRALVVYNSNPAAVAPDRSAVLEGLARRDLFTVVLEHFQTDTADWADIVLPATTQLEHWDLHLAYGHHYVALNRPSIAPVGEAKPNSEIFRRIAARMGLDHPVLRDDDQTLIRQALDGGGRNLEGVTFDALVERGWMRLSVPRPYLPFAQGGFPTPSGRCEFYSERLAEMGLDPLPTYTPPYESVERAPELAGRYPLTLISSPAHQFLNSTFVNIDVLRRAAREPELVIHPADAAPRAIVPGSRVLVHNDRGEFLAVARVEDSVREGAVWAPSIWWGKFAADGRNANHTTSQRETDLGHGPVFYDNLVEVTPAD encoded by the coding sequence GTGACCGCTCCCATCACACTGCCTTCCGACGCGCACGTCGTGCGCGGCGCGTGCCCGCACGATTGTCCGGACACGTGCGCAATGCTCGTCACCGTTGAACACGGACGCGCCGTGCGCGTCGCCGGCGACCCCACACATCCCTTCACGCAAGGATTTCTCTGCGCCAAGGTCAACCGATACGTGGAGCGTACGTATCACCCCGACCGCCTTACGCAGCCGCTGCGTCGGGTCGGCCCGAAAGGACGCGGACAGTTCGAGCCGATCACGTGGGATGACGCGCTCGACGAAATAGCCGCCCGCCTAACGGAAATCGCGCGGTCCACCGATGGACCGCAGTCGATCCTGCCCTACTCGTACGCCGGCACGATGGGTCTCGTCCAAGGCGCCTCCATGGATCGCCGGTTCTTCCATCTGCTGGGCGCGTCGAAACTGGATCGCACGATCTGCTCCATGGCGGGAACGGTCGGCATGCGCATGACCGTCGGCGCAAACATCGGCGCGGATGCCGAAGGGATTCCCGAAAGTGACCTGGTGCTGCTCTGGGGCACGAACACACTCACCTCGAATCCGCATCTGTGGCCGTTCGTGCTCGAGGCGCGGCAGCACGGTACACCGATCATCGCCATCGATCCGTTGCGCACCCGAACGGCCCAGCAGTGCGACGAATGGATTCCCATTCGACCGGGCACCGATGCGGCGCTCGCGCTCGGCATGATGCACGTGCTGTTCGCCGAGGAGCGCGTCGATCGCGACTACATGGAGCGATATACCCTCGGCGAAGCCCAACTCCGCGCGCGCGCCGCCGAGTACCCGCCGGATCGCGTCGCGCGCATCACGCGCATCCCGCAGTCGTCGATCGTCGATCTCGCCCAACGGTACGGACGCGCGCGCGCAGCGTTCATCCGCGTCAACTACGGGTTGCAGCGCCACGGCGGCGGCGGCATGGCCGTGCGCACCATCGCGTGCCTACCGGCAATCACCGGGCACTGGCGCCGGCCCGGCGGCGGCGTGCAGCTCTCGACCAGCGCCAACTTCACGTTCGACCGCGCGGCCGTCGAGCGCCCGGATCTCTCGCCGCCGGTGCGCACCATCAACATGATCCGGTTAGGCGAAGCGCTGACGCGCCCCGATGCCGGCGTGGGCGGGCCGCCCGTGCGCGCCCTCGTCGTGTACAACTCGAATCCGGCCGCGGTGGCGCCCGATCGCAGCGCCGTGCTCGAAGGTCTCGCGCGACGCGATCTCTTTACGGTCGTGCTCGAGCACTTCCAGACCGATACGGCGGATTGGGCCGACATCGTGCTGCCGGCCACCACGCAGCTCGAGCACTGGGACCTGCACCTCGCGTACGGCCATCACTACGTCGCGCTGAATCGGCCGTCCATCGCGCCGGTCGGAGAGGCAAAGCCTAACAGCGAGATCTTCCGCCGCATCGCCGCGCGCATGGGACTCGACCATCCCGTCCTTCGCGACGACGACCAGACGCTCATCCGCCAGGCGCTCGACGGCGGCGGGCGCAACCTCGAGGGCGTGACCTTCGATGCGTTAGTCGAGCGCGGATGGATGCGCCTCTCGGTGCCGCGCCCGTATCTGCCGTTCGCGCAGGGCGGCTTCCCCACGCCGAGCGGCCGGTGCGAGTTCTACTCCGAGCGCCTCGCCGAGATGGGCCTCGACCCGCTGCCGACCTACACCCCGCCGTACGAATCCGTCGAGCGTGCGCCGGAGCTCGCCGGGCGCTACCCACTCACGCTCATCTCGTCGCCCGCGCACCAGTTCCTCAACAGCACGTTCGTGAACATCGACGTGTTGCGCCGCGCCGCGCGCGAGCCCGAGTTAGTCATCCACCCCGCCGACGCCGCGCCGCGCGCCATCGTGCCCGGCTCGCGCGTCCTCGTGCACAACGATCGCGGCGAATTTCTCGCCGTCGCGCGCGTCGAAGACAGCGTGCGCGAAGGCGCCGTCTGGGCGCCGTCGATCTGGTGGGGCAAGTTCGCCGCCGACGGACGCAACGCGAACCACACGACGTCGCAGCGCGAGACCGACCTCGGCCACGGTCCTGTGTTTTACGATAACCTCGTCGAGGTGACCCCGGCGGATTGA